From the genome of Candidatus Anaeroferrophillus wilburensis, one region includes:
- a CDS encoding cytochrome c3 family protein, translating to MPLDWKGELTCSTCHYMHEHDDQPYHDQAVFLRRNSVGQAFCQECHQQGFMMNRTLGHSLAKSDAHYTPYGSSAAADSFGGTDASPLLDESSSACLTCHDGSIARDEGTTEMSAGAISLGAGIWRHDGDYGRNSHPLGVRYGDARRRRSGYRDAAMLPSVIRLPGGKVECVSCHNPYSTNDSLLVIDNRGSRLCLTCHLK from the coding sequence ATGCCTCTTGACTGGAAAGGGGAACTGACGTGCTCCACCTGCCATTACATGCATGAGCATGATGACCAGCCGTACCATGACCAGGCTGTTTTTCTCCGACGCAATTCGGTCGGCCAGGCGTTCTGTCAGGAGTGCCACCAGCAGGGCTTCATGATGAATCGGACCCTCGGTCACAGCCTGGCCAAAAGTGATGCCCATTACACGCCCTATGGCAGCAGTGCCGCCGCCGACAGTTTCGGTGGAACTGATGCATCCCCTCTGCTGGATGAGTCGTCATCGGCCTGCCTCACCTGCCACGATGGTTCCATAGCCCGTGATGAAGGGACAACGGAGATGAGTGCCGGGGCAATCTCCCTGGGAGCAGGAATCTGGCGTCATGACGGTGATTACGGCCGCAACAGCCATCCCTTGGGGGTCAGGTATGGTGATGCCCGACGCCGGCGCAGCGGCTACCGTGATGCCGCCATGCTGCCCAGCGTCATCCGGTTGCCGGGGGGGAAGGTTGAATGTGTTTCCTGCCATAATCCTTACTCTACCAATGATTCACTGCTGGTTATTGACAATCGCGGGAGTCGGTTATGTCTGACATGCCATCTCAAATGA